The genomic interval GCGCCCTCGGAAGCCGCGAACGTCAACGTCTACCTCCACGCCAACGTCACTGAGATTCGCAAGCGCCGCCGTGGCCGCCGCATCAGCGATCTCGCCGTCGCGTGCCTGAACGGCAAACGCCACACCGCGCGCGGGCGCGCTTATGTATTGGCGACCGGCGGCATCGAGAACGTGCGTTTGTTGCTGGCGTCCGATCTCGGCAACGACAGCGATCAGCTCGGCCGCAACTTCATGGGCCACGTCACCTACGGCCAGTTCGAGGACGAAAAGCCGATCTCGATGTTCGCACTCAGCGACGCGCAGCGTGCGATGACGCTCTACACCGACAACGGCCGTGACAAAGTCCATTGCGTGCTGGCGGCGACGCTTGAAGCGCAGCGCCGCTTCAACATGGGCAATTTCACCGCCACCATGGTCAACGCCACGTTCCCGCCGAACGCTAACGTCGAAGCGGCGCGCATGCTCGCGTCAATGCTGGATCAGAACGGTCTCCGCGCCGAACCTGCGCAGCGCGTTGCAATCTATTTTATGGCCGAGCACATGCCTAACCCCGAAAGCCGCATCACGCTCGATATTGCGAACGTCGATGCGTTGGGCATTCCGAAAGTGCGGTTGGATTGGGTCTACACCCGGCGCGACCTCGACAATCTCGAGGCTGGCGTGAACGCGCTCGCGCAGGTGCTGGGCGAGACCAACACCGGACGTGTCTGTTGGCCGGTGCCGCGCAATGAATGGCTCGCGGGCTTCAGTCCGTCACGCCACCACATGGGCGCAACACGCATGAGCATTGATGCTGACGAAGGCGTGGTGAACGAACACTGCCGCGTGCACGGCCTCGATAATCTCTACGTCGCCAGCGTCTCGGTGTTTCCAACATCCGGTATCGCCAACCCCACGCTCACCCTCATCGCGCTCGCCATGCGCATGTCGGATCATTTGAAGCGCGACCTCGGAGTGCGGTCATGAGCCTGAACAAAAGAGAGCTGTTGTTGGCGCTGGCCGCGCTTGGCGCCGGCGCGATGTTGCCGGCCGCTGCGCAGCAAGCGGGGGCGCCCGATCTCTCCGCCGGCCGCGCGATCGGCGACGCGTACCGCGCCGCGAACGCCGGCGAGGATTGGGGGGCGATCCGCGCTGAACTGGCGCCGAGCGGGCTCGACGCTGCGGCCATCGCTCGCTTGCGCAGCTTGGCCGCCGCCGATTTCAGCGCGGGCAGGGTGTTCGTGCACGAGGGCTGGCGGCTTTCACGCACCGAGGGGCGGTTATTTGCGCTGCTCGCTGCCGCTTGACCGAGGAAATCCGGGGCCCGGACTTGCAACCGGACGCAACCGCCGCCATTAAGCGGGCCTCCGGAGAGGTGGCCGAGTGGCTGAAGGCGTCAGTCTCGAAAACTGGAGTACTCGCAAGGGTATCGAGGGTTCGAATCCCTCCCTCTCCGCCACCCGCGCCAAATGGCGTTGGAGGCAAAGAAAATCCCGCCGATAAAGGGTTTTTTCCTCTTCACGCACTACAAACTACCACTATAAATTGCCCCATGGCTCGGGGACAAAATCGAAAAAAGAAGGTGCCGGGTACGCGGGTTCTTCTTGATGGGACCTATGAGGCCATCCTCGTGGTTCCAGCGGATTGCCAGGACCGGGTGGGCAAGAAAAACCTCACCCGTCGGCTGGGCACCACACTCTACTCAGACGCCAAGAGACTGGCGCCGCCGATCTTGCGCGAATTCGAGCTTGTCGTTGAACGGGCGCGTGCTGGCGCATCGGCGCCGGCTGAGCCCGTCGATCCG from Terricaulis silvestris carries:
- a CDS encoding FAD-dependent oxidoreductase, translating into MAIIDARDLPEATEIEADLVIIGGGMAGIAIATEWAGANKSVAILESGGLEFDQTIQDLYRGSGVMRAPDNPEASLDDYTWQSRMRILGGSAAIWGGKCVPLDEADFTRRDWLSRTGWPMTRAQLQPYYDRACRLLEIPLFDRDFDSSSEEGRPALTVNGARDFFSAPRYFSPVGGGADRDKFDRFRTAPSEAANVNVYLHANVTEIRKRRRGRRISDLAVACLNGKRHTARGRAYVLATGGIENVRLLLASDLGNDSDQLGRNFMGHVTYGQFEDEKPISMFALSDAQRAMTLYTDNGRDKVHCVLAATLEAQRRFNMGNFTATMVNATFPPNANVEAARMLASMLDQNGLRAEPAQRVAIYFMAEHMPNPESRITLDIANVDALGIPKVRLDWVYTRRDLDNLEAGVNALAQVLGETNTGRVCWPVPRNEWLAGFSPSRHHMGATRMSIDADEGVVNEHCRVHGLDNLYVASVSVFPTSGIANPTLTLIALAMRMSDHLKRDLGVRS